One Halomonas sp. M4R1S46 genomic window carries:
- a CDS encoding tetratricopeptide repeat protein → MTLARRPLVALGLTLLLGGCQSLAPQPVTADPMAGAPPITQGLDAEGLSSLLVAELAGQRGDYRRATRGYLETAERYGDASLAERAALAARFDEDPQLLEEAARRWQALAPESDAPARLLASLALQRGDWSTALDQRLAVIDRGGEGELLDFVEGALETGADPLPLLARLRRHLADTATAPPDAELATALLEAAAGEYRAARQRLERLAARAPELPALWRIRAVVALDSESPQRAKAAARRGLTLAPGDPRLMLLTAQAEIRLGNLAAAEANTDALLEDHGDTPELRLALARLYLEEGHPRPARRLLLPLIGDGDTPPLAFLLLGSIAEEEGEVDNALLYYRQVPEGERFLISRIRAARMLVEHDRLLDARTFLRIERLRHEEAAPELVSLEVELLDEAGARAQADALLVRSIDQYPDATRLRYQRAMRAYEGGDLAAMETHLRAIIEREPDNANALNALGYTLADENLAGRLDEAQRLIERAHRLAPDNPAILDSLGWVYYRQGEPETALPWLERAWAAMPDQEVAAHLIEVLWQLGERERARALLETAQERFAPRPAIEALRDRLPELTP, encoded by the coding sequence ATGACACTCGCTCGCCGTCCGCTCGTCGCCCTCGGCCTGACCCTGTTGCTCGGCGGCTGCCAGAGCCTGGCGCCCCAGCCGGTGACCGCGGACCCCATGGCCGGGGCACCGCCCATCACCCAGGGCCTGGATGCCGAGGGCCTCTCCTCGCTGCTGGTGGCGGAACTCGCCGGGCAGCGTGGCGACTATCGACGCGCCACCCGCGGCTACCTCGAGACCGCCGAACGCTACGGGGACGCCTCCCTGGCCGAGCGCGCCGCCCTGGCCGCCCGCTTCGACGAGGACCCGCAACTGCTCGAGGAAGCGGCCCGCCGCTGGCAGGCCCTGGCACCCGAGAGCGACGCCCCGGCCCGGCTGCTGGCCAGCCTCGCCCTGCAGCGTGGCGACTGGTCCACGGCGCTGGACCAACGGCTCGCCGTGATCGACCGCGGCGGCGAGGGCGAGCTGCTGGACTTCGTCGAGGGGGCCCTCGAGACCGGCGCCGACCCGCTTCCGCTGCTGGCCCGCCTGCGACGCCACCTGGCCGATACCGCCACCGCCCCGCCGGATGCCGAGCTCGCCACCGCCCTGCTCGAGGCCGCGGCGGGCGAGTATCGGGCGGCGCGCCAGCGACTGGAGCGGCTGGCGGCTCGCGCCCCGGAGCTGCCGGCGCTGTGGCGCATCCGTGCCGTGGTGGCCCTGGACAGCGAGTCCCCGCAGCGCGCCAAGGCGGCGGCCCGGCGCGGACTCACGCTGGCCCCCGGCGACCCGCGGCTGATGCTGCTGACGGCCCAGGCGGAGATCCGGCTCGGCAACCTCGCCGCCGCCGAGGCCAATACCGACGCCCTGCTCGAGGACCATGGCGACACCCCCGAGCTGCGCCTGGCCCTGGCCCGGCTCTACCTGGAGGAGGGGCACCCGCGACCGGCGCGCCGCCTGCTGCTGCCGCTGATCGGCGACGGCGACACGCCGCCCCTGGCCTTCCTGCTGCTGGGCAGCATCGCCGAGGAGGAAGGCGAAGTGGACAACGCCCTCCTCTATTATCGCCAGGTCCCGGAGGGCGAACGCTTCCTGATCTCCCGGATCCGGGCGGCCCGCATGCTGGTGGAGCACGACCGCCTGCTCGACGCCCGGACCTTCCTGCGCATCGAGCGGCTGCGCCATGAGGAAGCCGCCCCCGAGCTGGTGTCCCTGGAGGTGGAGCTGCTCGACGAGGCCGGCGCCCGCGCCCAGGCCGATGCCCTGCTCGTGCGCAGCATCGACCAGTACCCGGACGCCACCCGGCTGCGCTACCAGCGCGCCATGCGCGCCTACGAGGGCGGCGACCTGGCCGCCATGGAGACCCACCTGCGCGCCATCATCGAACGGGAGCCCGACAACGCCAATGCCCTCAACGCCCTGGGCTATACCCTGGCCGACGAGAACCTGGCCGGCCGGCTGGACGAGGCCCAGCGCCTGATCGAGCGCGCCCACCGACTGGCGCCGGACAACCCGGCCATCCTCGACAGCCTCGGCTGGGTGTATTATCGCCAGGGGGAACCCGAGACCGCCCTGCCCTGGCTGGAGCGGGCCTGGGCCGCCATGCCCGACCAGGAAGTGGCCGCCCACCTGATCGAGGTCCTCTGGCAGCTGGGCGAGCGCGAGCGCGCCCGGGCGCTGCTCGAGACGGCGCAAGAGCGCTTCGCCCCCCGCCCGGCCATCGAGGCAC
- the hemA gene encoding glutamyl-tRNA reductase — translation MTLLALGINHRTATVEVREQVAFTPTQLESALAELRILPGVQEAAVLSTCNRTELYCVTGEAGERAILEWLGRFHGLEVEALTSCAYHFLDNDAARHLMRVAVGLDSMVLGEPQILGQLKEAYQVARRAKGMGGELECLFQQTFAVAKQVRTETGIGRNPVSVAYAAVSLASRIFDDFSRSRALLIGAGETIELVARHLHEARVKQLTVANRTRERAKQLAGPLGGEAITLDEIPEALVRADIVIASTAAPLPILGKGMVERALKRRRHRPVFMVDIAVPRDIEPEVGELSDVFLYTVDDLEEVIEENRRHRQVAADHAESLIEHGVGRWLYERRLRSGGELIRDVRARGEALRDQARDQALARLARGEDPAAVVERLAHQLTNRLLHRPTVALREAASDERQELLDAATELLLDDAARASH, via the coding sequence ATGACGCTGCTTGCCCTGGGAATCAACCATCGGACCGCGACCGTCGAGGTGCGCGAACAGGTCGCCTTCACGCCGACGCAGCTGGAGTCGGCGCTGGCCGAACTGCGCATCCTCCCCGGGGTGCAGGAGGCCGCCGTGCTCTCCACCTGCAACCGCACCGAGCTGTATTGCGTCACCGGAGAGGCCGGCGAGCGGGCGATCCTCGAGTGGCTGGGCCGCTTCCACGGTCTCGAGGTCGAGGCCCTGACGTCCTGTGCCTACCACTTCCTGGACAACGATGCCGCCCGCCACCTGATGCGGGTGGCCGTGGGCCTGGATTCCATGGTGCTGGGCGAACCGCAGATCCTTGGCCAGCTCAAGGAGGCCTACCAGGTGGCGCGGCGCGCCAAGGGGATGGGCGGCGAGCTGGAGTGCCTCTTCCAGCAGACCTTCGCCGTGGCCAAGCAGGTCCGCACCGAGACCGGCATCGGGCGCAACCCCGTTTCGGTGGCCTATGCCGCGGTCAGCCTGGCCAGCCGGATCTTCGACGACTTCTCGCGCTCCCGGGCGCTGCTGATCGGCGCCGGCGAGACCATCGAACTGGTCGCGCGGCATCTCCACGAGGCCCGGGTGAAGCAACTGACGGTGGCCAACCGCACCCGGGAGCGCGCCAAGCAGCTGGCCGGCCCCCTGGGCGGCGAGGCCATCACCCTGGACGAGATTCCCGAGGCGCTGGTCCGGGCCGACATCGTGATCGCCTCCACGGCGGCGCCGCTGCCGATCCTCGGCAAGGGGATGGTGGAGCGGGCCCTCAAGCGCCGGCGCCATCGGCCGGTGTTCATGGTCGATATCGCCGTCCCCCGGGACATCGAGCCCGAGGTGGGTGAGCTCTCCGACGTCTTCCTCTATACCGTCGATGACCTCGAGGAGGTCATCGAGGAAAACCGCCGTCACCGTCAGGTCGCCGCGGACCACGCCGAGTCGCTGATCGAGCATGGCGTCGGCCGCTGGCTGTACGAGCGCCGCCTGCGCAGTGGCGGCGAGCTGATCCGCGACGTCCGCGCCCGGGGCGAGGCGCTGCGCGACCAGGCCCGTGACCAGGCGCTGGCACGCCTGGCCCGGGGCGAGGATCCCGCGGCGGTGGTGGAGCGCCTGGCCCACCAGCTGACCAACCGGCTGCTGCACCGGCCCACGGTGGCGCTGCGGGAGGCCGCCAGCGACGAGCGTCAGGAGTTGCTGGACGCCGCCACCGAGCTGCTGCTGGACGACGCCGCCAGGGCTTCCCACTAG
- the prfA gene encoding peptide chain release factor 1: MKASLRQRLDAFAERFEELAALLADPEVITDQSRFRDYSREYAELDALVEAWREYRRVEGDIEAAEALADDADAEMRELAEMERDEGRERLEALEGRLKQLLVPRDPDDAGNVFLEIRAGTGGDEAALFAGDLFRMYSRYAEQHGWKVEVISASHGDQGGYKEIISRVKGEGVYARLKFESGAHRVQRVPATESQGRIHTSACTVAVMPEAAEVGEVDIDAGDLRVDTYRSSGAGGQHVNTTDSAIRITHLPTGVVVECQEERSQHKNRAKAMSLLAARLKQAAQDSQRRQQADERRSLVGSGDRSERIRTYNFPQGRVTDHRINLTLYKLGEVIGGEQLDEVIEPLIHEYQAEQLAALQQEA, encoded by the coding sequence ATGAAAGCATCCCTGCGTCAGCGTCTCGACGCCTTCGCCGAGCGCTTCGAGGAGCTCGCCGCCCTGCTGGCCGATCCCGAGGTGATCACCGACCAGTCTCGCTTTCGCGACTATTCCCGCGAGTACGCCGAGCTCGACGCCCTGGTGGAGGCCTGGCGCGAGTATCGGCGCGTGGAGGGCGACATCGAGGCCGCCGAGGCCCTGGCCGACGATGCGGATGCCGAGATGCGCGAGCTGGCCGAGATGGAGCGCGACGAGGGCCGCGAGCGCCTCGAGGCGCTGGAGGGGCGGCTCAAGCAGCTGCTGGTGCCCCGCGACCCGGACGATGCCGGCAACGTCTTCCTGGAGATCCGTGCCGGCACCGGCGGCGACGAGGCGGCCCTGTTCGCCGGCGACCTCTTCCGCATGTATTCGCGCTACGCCGAGCAGCACGGCTGGAAGGTCGAGGTCATCAGTGCCAGCCACGGCGACCAGGGCGGCTACAAGGAGATCATCTCGCGGGTCAAGGGCGAGGGCGTCTACGCCCGACTCAAGTTCGAATCGGGGGCCCACCGGGTGCAGCGGGTTCCGGCCACCGAGTCCCAGGGGCGCATCCATACCTCGGCCTGCACCGTGGCGGTGATGCCCGAGGCCGCCGAGGTCGGCGAGGTCGACATCGACGCCGGCGACCTGCGCGTCGACACCTACCGGTCCAGCGGGGCCGGCGGCCAGCACGTCAACACCACCGACTCGGCCATCCGCATCACCCACCTGCCCACCGGGGTGGTGGTGGAGTGCCAGGAGGAGCGCAGCCAGCACAAGAACCGCGCCAAGGCCATGTCGCTGCTCGCCGCCCGCCTCAAGCAGGCGGCCCAGGACAGCCAGCGCCGGCAGCAGGCCGACGAGCGGCGCTCGCTGGTCGGCTCCGGCGATCGCAGCGAGCGCATCCGCACCTACAACTTTCCCCAGGGCCGGGTCACCGACCACCGCATCAACCTGACCCTCTACAAGCTGGGCGAGGTGATCGGCGGCGAGCAGCTCGACGAGGTCATCGAGCCGCTCATCCACGAGTACCAGGCCGAGCAGCTGGCCGCTCTCCAGCAGGAGGCCTGA
- the prmC gene encoding peptide chain release factor N(5)-glutamine methyltransferase, which yields MRLDDLLRDASRRFAAAGSPSARLDAEVLLCHVLGVDRTWLYTWGDRDAEPDAVARFEALVAAREDGRPVAHLTGEREFWGLALATSPSTLIPRPDTETLVAAALGLAAEAPGRLLDLGTGTGAVALAFASERPSWAVTGVDLRPEAVALARHNATRLGIGNADFRASDWFAALAGEHFALIVANPPYLADDDPHLEQGDVRFEPRSALVAADEGLADLYHLVEAARAHLAPGGWLLLEHGATQGPAVREALCAAGYAAVTSRTDLAGHERVSLGRR from the coding sequence ATGCGCCTGGACGACCTCCTGCGGGACGCCAGCCGCCGGTTCGCGGCCGCCGGCTCGCCCAGTGCCCGGCTCGACGCCGAGGTGCTGCTGTGCCACGTGCTGGGAGTCGACCGGACCTGGCTGTATACCTGGGGGGACCGCGACGCCGAGCCCGACGCCGTGGCGCGCTTCGAGGCCCTGGTCGCGGCGCGGGAGGACGGGCGGCCGGTGGCGCATCTCACCGGGGAGCGGGAGTTCTGGGGGCTGGCCCTGGCCACCTCGCCGAGCACGCTGATCCCCCGTCCGGATACCGAGACCCTGGTGGCGGCCGCGCTGGGCCTGGCGGCCGAGGCCCCGGGCCGGCTGCTCGACCTGGGCACCGGCACCGGCGCGGTGGCCCTGGCCTTCGCCTCCGAGCGCCCGTCCTGGGCGGTGACCGGCGTCGACCTGCGCCCCGAGGCGGTGGCCCTGGCCCGGCACAACGCCACGCGACTGGGTATCGGCAACGCCGATTTCCGGGCCAGCGACTGGTTCGCGGCCCTGGCCGGTGAGCACTTCGCGCTGATCGTCGCCAACCCGCCCTACCTGGCCGATGACGACCCCCACCTGGAGCAGGGCGATGTGCGCTTCGAGCCGCGCAGCGCCCTGGTGGCGGCCGACGAGGGCTTGGCCGACCTGTATCACCTGGTCGAGGCGGCCCGCGCGCACCTCGCCCCCGGGGGCTGGCTGCTGCTGGAGCATGGCGCGACCCAGGGCCCGGCGGTGCGCGAGGCGCTGTGCGCCGCCGGCTATGCGGCCGTGACCAGCCGAACCGACCTCGCCGGCCACGAGCGGGTCAGCCTGGGACGTCGTTGA
- a CDS encoding Lrp/AsnC ligand binding domain-containing protein, translating to MKTKTRSLDRIDLKILRCLQENARISYVDLASQVGLSTTPCLERVKRLERSGVIRGYKALLDPRALRANLLVFVEISLETQSPAVFDEFRRAVAKLPQIQECHLVSGQFDYILKCRIPEMSAYRQLLGDVVLTLPGVKESKSYVVMEEVKEDFTLHVPDIEEFDEK from the coding sequence ATGAAAACCAAGACCCGCTCGCTCGACCGTATCGACCTCAAGATCCTGCGTTGCCTGCAGGAGAATGCCCGCATTTCCTATGTGGACCTCGCCTCCCAGGTGGGGCTCTCCACCACGCCTTGCCTGGAGCGCGTCAAGCGCCTGGAGCGCTCCGGGGTGATCCGCGGCTACAAGGCGCTGCTCGACCCCCGCGCCCTCCGGGCCAACCTGCTGGTGTTCGTCGAGATCAGCCTGGAGACCCAGTCCCCGGCGGTGTTCGACGAGTTCCGTCGCGCGGTGGCCAAGCTGCCCCAGATCCAGGAGTGCCACCTGGTGTCGGGGCAGTTCGACTATATCCTCAAGTGCCGCATCCCCGAGATGTCGGCCTATCGCCAGCTGCTCGGCGACGTGGTCCTGACCCTTCCCGGGGTCAAGGAGTCGAAGAGCTATGTGGTCATGGAGGAGGTCAAGGAGGACTTCACGCTGCATGTCCCGGACATCGAGGAGTTCGACGAGAAGTGA
- a CDS encoding HesA/MoeB/ThiF family protein translates to MNDEALLRYSRQIMLEQIDIDGQERLLAGHALVVGAGGLGSPVALYLAAAGLGRLTLADDDAVELSNLQRQIAHGTADLGRPKAESAREAALAVNPDCDVRAVTERLAAEALAAAVAEADVVLDCTDRFESRYAINAACREAGVPLVSGAAIRFSGQLAVFDPRDPDGPCYACLYPPGEGGDEELRCAENGVVAPLVGLVGCFQALEALKLVSGAGRVHQGLSTFDGLTGQWRHFRVPRDPACPVCGG, encoded by the coding sequence ATGAACGATGAGGCGCTGTTGCGCTACAGCCGTCAGATCATGCTCGAGCAGATCGACATCGACGGCCAGGAACGCCTGCTGGCCGGCCATGCCCTGGTGGTGGGCGCCGGCGGGCTCGGCTCGCCGGTGGCCCTGTATCTCGCCGCGGCGGGCCTCGGCCGGTTGACCCTGGCCGACGACGATGCGGTGGAGCTGTCCAACCTGCAGCGCCAGATCGCCCACGGCACGGCCGACCTCGGCCGTCCCAAGGCGGAGTCGGCCCGGGAGGCGGCCCTGGCGGTCAACCCGGACTGCGACGTCAGGGCCGTGACCGAGCGCCTCGCGGCCGAGGCCCTGGCGGCCGCGGTCGCCGAGGCCGACGTGGTCCTCGACTGCACCGACCGCTTCGAGAGCCGCTATGCCATCAACGCCGCCTGCCGCGAGGCCGGCGTGCCGCTGGTCTCGGGGGCGGCCATCCGCTTCTCCGGCCAGCTGGCGGTCTTCGACCCGCGTGACCCGGACGGGCCCTGCTATGCCTGCCTGTACCCCCCGGGGGAGGGCGGTGACGAGGAGCTGCGCTGCGCCGAGAACGGCGTGGTGGCACCGCTGGTCGGGCTGGTCGGCTGCTTCCAGGCGCTCGAGGCGCTCAAGCTGGTCAGCGGCGCCGGTCGGGTGCATCAGGGCCTTTCCACCTTCGACGGCCTCACCGGCCAGTGGCGGCATTTCCGCGTGCCGCGGGACCCGGCCTGCCCGGTGTGCGGCGGCTGA
- a CDS encoding helix-turn-helix domain-containing protein translates to MKEPTTPDDGGQLLGDRVSELRKKRGLTLDQLASACGVSRSMLSQIERGRANPTLAVTLRIAQAFGLSIGDLVDQPWTASRIEVVRGDDATHLFRDDRECRIRTLSPLHLEKHVEFYELRIAPRACLRSTSHFEGTRELLTITRGSARVIAGDNECRLATGDSAHYQADQEHVIENVSDEELLAFLVVTYE, encoded by the coding sequence ATGAAGGAACCGACAACGCCTGACGACGGCGGCCAGCTGCTCGGCGACCGCGTCAGCGAGCTGCGCAAGAAGCGCGGCCTGACCCTGGACCAGCTGGCCTCCGCCTGCGGGGTCAGCCGCTCGATGCTCAGCCAGATCGAGCGCGGCCGCGCCAACCCGACCCTGGCGGTGACCCTGCGCATCGCCCAGGCCTTCGGCCTGAGCATCGGCGACCTGGTCGACCAGCCCTGGACGGCCTCCCGCATCGAGGTGGTGCGCGGCGACGACGCCACCCACCTGTTTCGCGACGACCGCGAATGCCGCATCCGCACCCTGTCGCCGCTGCACCTCGAGAAGCATGTCGAGTTCTACGAGCTGCGCATCGCCCCCCGTGCCTGCCTGCGCAGCACCTCCCACTTCGAGGGGACACGGGAATTATTGACCATTACCCGGGGCAGCGCCCGGGTGATCGCCGGGGACAACGAGTGCCGACTCGCCACGGGGGATTCGGCGCACTACCAGGCCGATCAGGAACACGTCATCGAGAACGTCAGCGACGAGGAGCTGCTGGCCTTCCTGGTGGTGACCTACGAGTAG
- the tdh gene encoding L-threonine 3-dehydrogenase, with the protein MKALVKREAAPGLWLEDVPAPGAGINDVLVRVKRTAICGTDLHIYNWDHWAEQTIPVPMVVGHEFVGEIVEVGANVNDFHPGQIVSGEGHVVCGRCRNCLAGRRHLCAHTRGIGVNRPGAFAEYVVLPMSNVWEHRPGIDLDVAALFDPLGNAVHTALQFDVLGEDVLITGAGPIGAMAAAVCRHAGARHVVITDLNPRRLALAETLGATRTVNVAEESLAEVQRSLGMVEGFDVGLEMSGSPAAFQDMLANMCHGGRVAMLGIPTEELAINWNTVIFNMLTIKGVYGREMYETWYKMSVLVESGMDISPVITHRLPYTDFEQGFQAMLAGEASKVILNWD; encoded by the coding sequence ATGAAGGCACTGGTCAAGCGAGAGGCGGCGCCGGGGCTGTGGCTCGAGGACGTGCCCGCCCCGGGGGCCGGCATCAACGACGTGCTGGTACGGGTCAAGCGCACGGCCATCTGCGGCACCGACCTGCATATCTACAACTGGGATCACTGGGCGGAGCAGACCATCCCGGTGCCCATGGTCGTGGGCCACGAGTTCGTCGGCGAGATCGTCGAGGTGGGGGCCAACGTCAACGACTTCCATCCCGGCCAGATCGTCTCGGGAGAGGGGCATGTGGTCTGCGGGCGCTGCCGCAACTGCCTGGCGGGTCGCCGCCACCTGTGCGCCCATACCCGGGGGATCGGCGTCAACCGGCCAGGCGCCTTCGCCGAGTACGTGGTCCTGCCCATGTCCAACGTCTGGGAGCACCGCCCCGGCATCGACCTGGACGTGGCGGCGCTGTTCGACCCCCTGGGGAACGCCGTGCACACCGCCCTGCAGTTCGACGTGCTCGGCGAGGACGTGTTGATCACCGGGGCCGGCCCCATCGGTGCCATGGCCGCGGCCGTGTGCCGACACGCCGGGGCGCGTCACGTGGTGATCACCGATCTCAATCCCCGGCGCCTGGCCCTGGCCGAGACCCTGGGGGCGACGCGCACCGTCAATGTCGCCGAGGAGAGTCTGGCCGAGGTGCAGCGCTCGCTGGGCATGGTCGAGGGCTTCGACGTGGGCCTGGAGATGTCCGGCAGTCCCGCGGCCTTCCAGGACATGCTCGCCAACATGTGTCACGGCGGCAGGGTGGCGATGCTCGGCATTCCCACCGAGGAACTGGCCATCAACTGGAACACCGTGATCTTCAACATGCTGACCATCAAGGGCGTGTATGGCCGGGAGATGTACGAGACCTGGTACAAGATGTCGGTGCTGGTGGAGTCGGGAATGGATATCTCGCCGGTGATCACCCACCGCCTGCCCTACACCGACTTCGAGCAGGGCTTCCAGGCCATGCTGGCCGGGGAGGCCAGCAAGGTGATTCTGAACTGGGATTGA
- a CDS encoding glycine C-acetyltransferase — protein MYGDFQRHLRDELAAIDEAGLTKRERELATPQGAHVGVARDGEVLNLCANNYLGLAQHPEVKAAAMAGLEEWGYGLASVRFICGTQTLHKTLEARLSEFLGSEDTILYPSCFDANGGLFETLLGPEDAVISDELNHASIIDGVRLCKASRYRYRNSDMADLEAQLQAADAAGARFKLITTDGVFSMDGYIARLDEICDLAERYQALVHVDDCHATGFMGEGGRGTHEYRGCLDRVDILTGTLGKALGGASGGYTSARKEIVELLRQRSRPYLFSNTVAPPVVAGALKALELAGESSELRDRLKANTAFFRQGLEDLGFELLPGEHPIVPVMLHDAALAARFAEAMLAEGVYVIAFSYPVVPKGKARIRTQVSAALTREDLEAALAAFGRVKERLGLAGNA, from the coding sequence ATGTACGGCGACTTTCAACGGCACCTGCGCGACGAGCTCGCGGCCATCGACGAGGCCGGCCTCACCAAGCGCGAGCGCGAACTGGCCACCCCCCAGGGGGCCCATGTGGGCGTGGCGCGCGACGGCGAGGTGCTCAACCTCTGCGCCAACAACTACCTGGGGCTCGCCCAGCACCCCGAGGTCAAGGCGGCCGCCATGGCCGGCCTGGAGGAGTGGGGCTACGGGCTGGCCTCGGTGCGCTTCATCTGCGGCACCCAGACCCTGCACAAGACCCTCGAGGCCAGGCTGAGCGAGTTCCTCGGCAGCGAGGACACCATCCTCTACCCGTCCTGCTTCGACGCCAACGGCGGCCTGTTCGAGACCCTGCTGGGGCCCGAGGACGCGGTGATCTCCGACGAGCTCAATCACGCGAGCATCATCGACGGGGTGCGGCTGTGCAAGGCAAGCCGCTACCGCTATCGCAACAGTGACATGGCCGACCTGGAGGCCCAGTTGCAGGCCGCCGACGCCGCGGGCGCGCGCTTCAAGCTGATCACCACCGATGGCGTCTTCTCGATGGACGGCTATATCGCCAGGCTGGACGAGATCTGTGATCTGGCCGAGCGCTACCAGGCCCTGGTGCACGTCGACGACTGCCACGCCACCGGCTTCATGGGGGAGGGGGGGCGCGGCACCCACGAGTACCGGGGCTGCCTGGATCGGGTGGATATCCTCACCGGCACCCTGGGCAAGGCCCTGGGCGGTGCCAGCGGGGGGTACACCAGTGCCCGCAAGGAAATCGTCGAGCTGTTGCGCCAGCGCTCGCGACCCTACCTGTTCTCCAACACCGTGGCGCCGCCGGTGGTCGCCGGTGCCCTCAAGGCCCTCGAGTTGGCCGGCGAGTCCAGCGAACTGCGCGACCGACTGAAGGCGAACACTGCCTTCTTCCGCCAGGGACTCGAGGATCTGGGCTTCGAGCTGCTGCCCGGCGAGCACCCCATCGTGCCGGTGATGCTCCACGACGCCGCCCTGGCGGCACGCTTCGCCGAGGCAATGCTGGCGGAGGGCGTCTACGTGATCGCCTTCTCCTACCCGGTGGTGCCCAAGGGCAAGGCTCGCATCCGCACCCAGGTCTCGGCGGCCCTGACCCGCGAGGACCTGGAGGCGGCCCTGGCAGCCTTCGGCCGTGTCAAGGAACGCCTGGGACTGGCTGGCAACGCCTAG
- a CDS encoding NAD(P)/FAD-dependent oxidoreductase produces the protein MVSSATDQPASWYRASIAVDLEPCAPLEGEEHADVCVIGGGVTGCSAALHLAERGYSVILLEAGEVGHGASGRSGGQILPGLGTDITTVEQALGRSRAREIWEMSREAVRLTAELIERHAIPCELAWGYLHAAVKPRHVRELEAFREQLARDYDYPALEWLEGDALREHVATDAYPAALYDREGGHLHPLNYTLGLARAAQRAGVRLHSRSAARDIQRGTPATVTTDGGRVTADFLVLATNAYHGGLVPELSGRVMRAANYMIATAPLSPAQAARVLPRNDALSDANFVLDYYRLSADRRLIYGGEVSYDGREPPRLQERMDAKIARLFPVLAGVPIDYRWGGDVAITLNRAPDFGRLGDNLFYAQGYSGHGMALAGLAGKLLAEAIAGQSERFDVFAAMPHRQFPGGRALRKPLLVLATHFYKLRDRL, from the coding sequence ATGGTCAGTTCCGCCACGGACCAGCCGGCTTCCTGGTACCGCGCCTCCATCGCCGTCGACCTCGAGCCCTGTGCCCCCCTCGAAGGGGAGGAGCACGCCGATGTCTGCGTGATCGGCGGCGGGGTCACCGGCTGCTCGGCGGCCCTGCATCTCGCCGAGCGCGGTTACTCGGTGATCCTGCTGGAAGCCGGCGAGGTTGGCCATGGTGCCTCGGGTCGCAGCGGGGGCCAGATCCTGCCGGGTCTGGGCACCGATATCACCACCGTCGAGCAGGCCCTGGGCCGATCTCGCGCCCGGGAGATCTGGGAGATGAGCCGCGAGGCGGTACGCCTCACCGCCGAGCTGATCGAGCGCCACGCCATTCCCTGCGAACTGGCCTGGGGCTACCTCCACGCCGCCGTGAAGCCGCGCCATGTCCGAGAGCTCGAGGCCTTCCGCGAACAGCTGGCGCGGGACTACGACTACCCGGCCCTGGAGTGGCTGGAGGGCGACGCCCTGCGCGAACACGTGGCCACCGATGCCTACCCGGCCGCGCTCTACGACCGCGAAGGCGGCCACCTGCATCCCCTCAACTATACCCTGGGCCTGGCCCGGGCCGCCCAGCGCGCCGGGGTGCGGCTGCACTCCCGCAGCGCCGCCCGGGACATCCAGCGCGGCACGCCGGCCACCGTGACCACCGACGGCGGTCGGGTGACCGCCGACTTCCTGGTGCTGGCGACCAACGCCTATCACGGCGGCCTGGTGCCGGAGCTGTCGGGTCGGGTGATGCGCGCCGCCAACTACATGATCGCCACCGCGCCGCTCTCCCCGGCGCAGGCGGCCCGGGTACTGCCCCGGAACGATGCCCTGTCCGACGCCAACTTCGTGCTCGACTACTACCGCCTTTCGGCGGATCGCCGCCTCATCTACGGGGGCGAGGTCAGCTACGATGGACGAGAGCCGCCGCGGCTCCAGGAACGCATGGACGCCAAGATCGCCCGGCTCTTCCCGGTGCTCGCGGGTGTGCCCATCGACTACCGCTGGGGCGGTGACGTGGCGATCACCCTGAATCGGGCCCCCGACTTCGGCCGCCTGGGCGACAACCTCTTCTATGCCCAGGGCTATTCCGGCCATGGCATGGCCCTGGCGGGGCTCGCCGGCAAGCTGCTGGCCGAGGCCATCGCCGGGCAGAGCGAGCGTTTCGATGTCTTCGCCGCCATGCCGCATCGCCAGTTCCCCGGCGGCCGCGCCCTGCGCAAGCCGCTGCTGGTCCTGGCCACCCATTTCTACAAACTGCGCGACCGGCTCTGA